A stretch of Lactuca sativa cultivar Salinas chromosome 6, Lsat_Salinas_v11, whole genome shotgun sequence DNA encodes these proteins:
- the LOC111909344 gene encoding fra a 1-associated protein — protein sequence MGWVWKDDDDDQNSGEITEFKDLNPRSDAGSSTRKIISSQCRTEEVEPGKFIRKCEKTEQLLRDSVGRRSEVVQSNKEYTEEDVTEQMTKGSFFPIQSSQQPATPFDFPGLRTDIEAIERSLFGNMNRFFEAAEGLFGLFGGSPQLHQGEGDSKSIFGSTSPPSSLYDGYSKSSESTVPIQSHPPKAVKPNTGDGDVDLSGLARDV from the exons ATGGGTTGGGTATGGAAGGACGACGACGATGATCAGAACTCCGGTGAAATCACCGAATTCAAAGATTTGAACCCTAGATCTGATGCTGGGTCCTCGACGAGGAAGATTATCTCTTCCCAGTGCAGAACGGAGGAGGTAGAGCCTGGTAAATTCATCAGAAAATGCGAGAAAACCGAGCAACTTCTCAGAGACTCCGTTGGAAG ACGATCTGAAGTGGTGCAATCTAACAAGGAATACACAGAAGAAGATGTGACTGAACAGATGACAAAAGGATCTTTTTTCCCCATTCAGTCATCACAACAACCTGCTACACCATTTGATTTCCCTGGGTTACGCACTGATATAGAAGCAATTGAACGAAGTCTGTTTGGGAACATGAATCGTTTCTTCGAGGCTGCTGAAGGGCTTTTTGGTCTTTTCGGGGGTTCTCCTCAGCTACACCAAGGAGAAGGAGATTCAAAATCCATTTTTGGGTCTACTTCTCCTCCTTCTAGTCTGTATGATGGGTATTCCAAATCTTCAGAATCGACTGTACCCATTCAGTCTCACCCTCCTAAAGCTGTTAAGCCCAACACAGGTGATGGAGATGTTGATCTTTCGGGTTTGGCAAGAGATGTTTGA
- the LOC111909341 gene encoding uncharacterized protein LOC111909341 — protein sequence MEGKENITEYRDKLDKTLKSDDLCNVEFLKKLVENQLSKSSQHEDQEYSDNLVQKRTKEVANFIGMLRSTSGSVDEVSHNGWKIKHDNQDCRVMYREGPTGTPFHSLLAEGYVDGPLDVCMCISCEASLYPKWWPQFNIPTFKVTSSEIVKKIRMGEQISLVRMKLSWPLSTREALVHYVTIDYFQDGLIIVLLNSISETEIIDIDTHGFTKDGIPDVENVTRIDIVGGVAIQKVSTNRSYFRTIANMDIKLDFVPPTIINFVSRQLIGSGFKLYKKEVASVCKGDEDFSMALKDPCYHRIREALYLENNEQNEVSKQEDIKIVHEILEQQRDEDIKELKTQNPVCEIEEIEESEKPHEDSNNNGKEVNEDSNKKIIVGRKQVIISPEVNQALGTLEKVISIFREIGFNPRSMSLSRFANNLFADLEDKKSNDSKRFVTQVNESTLKSSQESRNGFDDDEDTPSSFSFVINEAITSTLAEKDAINGEVKNIDESGISQKKMKKQRFCCISFTSGGVG from the exons ATGGAGGGAAAAGAAAACATAACTGAGTACAGAGATAAACTGGACAAAACACTCAAGTCCGATGATCTTTGCAACGTGGAATTTCTCAAAAAGCTTGTTGAGAATCAACTATCGAAATCATCACAACATGAAGATCAAG AATATAGTGATAATTTAGTTCAAAAAAGAACCAAAGAAGTGGCCAATTTCATTGGTATGCTTAGAAGCACTTCAGGAAGTGTCGATGAAGTATCACATAATGGTTGGAAa ATAAAACACGATAATCAAGATTGCCGTGTTATGTATAGAGAGGGGCCCACAGGGACTCCCTTTCATTCATTACTAGCAGAAGGATACGTAGATGGGCCTCTAGATGTTT GCATGTGCATATCATGTGAGGCAAGCCTCTACCCAAAATG gtGGCCTCAATTTAATATCCCGACTTTTAAGGTTACATCTTCGGAAATTGTGAAGAAGATTAGAATGGGTGAACAAATATCTTTAGTGAG GATGAAGCTTTCATGGCCATTATCAACAAGAGAGGCTTTAGTTCATTATGTTACAATTGATTACTTCCAAGATGGCCTCATTATAGTGCTCCTGAACTCG ATTTCTGAGACAGAGATCATTGATATAGACACTCATGGGTTTACTAAAGATGGTATACCGGATGTTGAAAATGTTACTAGGATAGATATTGTAGGAGGTGTTGCTATACAAAAAGTGAGCACAAATAGAAGCTATTTTCG GACGATTGCAAACATGGATATAAAACTTGATTTTGTTCCTCCAACAATTATCAACTTTGTTTCAAGACAACTTATAGGTAGCGGATTTAAGCTCTATAAAAAG GAAGTTGCTTCTGTGTGCAAAGGTGATGAAGATTTTAGCATGGCTTTAAAAGATCCATGTTATCATCGAATTCGTGAAGCACTTTATTTAGAAAACAATGAACAAAATGAGGTTTCAAAACAAGAAGACATTAAGATTGTTCATGAGATTTTAGAACAACAAAGAGATGAAGATATCAAAGAATTGAAAACTCAAAACCCCGTTTGTGAAATCGAGGAGATTGAAGAAAGTGAAAAACCACATGAAGATAGTAATAATAATGGGAAAGAAGTAAATGAGGATTCAAACAAAAAGATTATTGTTGGAAGAAAACAAGTTATTATAAGTCCAGAAGTGAATCAAGCTTTAGGAACATTGGAAAAAGTTATTTCTATCTTTAGAGAAATTGGATTCAATCCAAGATCCATGTCTTTATCCCGTTTTGCTAACAATTTGTTTGCTGATCTTGAAGACAAAAAGTCAAACGATTCTAAACGTTTTGTAACACAAGTCAACGAGTCAACGTTAAAATCCTCACAAGAATCAAGAaatggttttgatgatgatgaagatacaCCGAGTTCTTTTTCTTTTGTTATAAATGAGGCGATAACTTCAACATTAGCAGAAAAAGATGCCATTAATGGAGAGGTGAAGAACATTGATGAAAGTGGTATTTCacagaaaaagatgaagaaacaAAGATTTTGCTGCATCAGCTTCACTTCTGGAGGTGTTGGTTGA
- the LOC111909343 gene encoding iron-sulfur cluster co-chaperone protein HscB homolog: MLRNQLRTPLTTFIRKTIPQSISLQSLEETIKNQPNFSTPSPCTFNTNAQTRVSRNPQIHLIWSSEFRGKSSGFCSSASSTTCCWNCKSQGPFLICQSCGSIQPVDHSVDYFNIFGLDRKFDIEVGSLEGKYKDWQKKLHPDLVHTKSEEEREYAAEQSARVIDAYTTLRKPLSRAIYIMRLEGVEVDEEQTVSEPELLGEIMEIREAVEDANDSQALNQIQSQMDEKLSHWYDFFANAFQSKEYDDAIKSIQRMTYYQRVKEETVKKL; the protein is encoded by the exons ATGTTGAGAAACCAACTCAGAACGCCATTGACAACCTTCATTCGGAAAACCATACCTCAATCCATTTCTCTCCAATCACTAGAAGAAACCATAAAAAATCAACCAAATTTCTCTACTCCCAGTCCCTGTACCTTCAATACTAACGCACAAACAAGGGTTTCAAGGAATCCCCAAATTCACCTCATATGGAGCTCCGAATTTCGTGGAAAAAGTTCCGGTTTTTGTTCATCAGCATCTTCCACCACGTGCTGCTGGAATTGTAAGAGTCAGGGGCCGTTTCTGATTTGTCAATCTTGTGGGAGCATTCAACCTGTCGATCATTCAGTTGATTACTTCAACATTTTTGGGCT AGATCGGAAGTTCGACATTGAAGTTGGAAGCTTGGAAGGGAAGTATAAAGACTGGCAGAAAAAGCTTCACCCCGATTTAGTTCACACAAAATCCGAG GAAGAAAGAGAGTATGCAGCTGAACAATCTGCTAGGGTTATCGATGCTTATACTACACTTCGTAAACCATTATCACGAGCAatttacata ATGAGGCTTGAGGGTGTTGAAGTAGATGAAGAACAAACTGTTTCAGAACCAGAATTGTTGGGTGAG ATCATGGAAATTAGGGAAGCCGTGGAAGATGCCAATGATTCTCAAGCCCTAAACCAGATCCAATCCCAG ATGGATGAAAAATTGAGCCATTGGTATGATTTTTTTGCAAATGCTTTTCAAAGTAAAGAGTATGATGATGCTATAAAATCAATCCAAAGAATGACATACTACCAACGGGTGAAGGAAGAGACTGTTAAGAAGCTCTAG